The Xenopus tropicalis strain Nigerian chromosome 2, UCB_Xtro_10.0, whole genome shotgun sequence genome window below encodes:
- the cldn17.1 gene encoding claudin-8, giving the protein MAYFILHILGIILGAIGVLLTIIVTSMAQWRVSYMVEGNSMNCDKRIDGLYLSRWDGLWVTCVSKHQGSMQCNNYDSLVSITTDLKTGRVLMSFAVVIAIIAFIIAIVAFCFSRCCRGGEGSRYCLFITAGIGFILTAILVVIPISWTTSNIIFAINNPLCKTVQRQEIGEALLLGYPTILFLLITGAIFCWPYPRQERCNSIDSCSDSSIPKPAYIQCQTQDRMPPQAQYSRSQYI; this is encoded by the coding sequence ATGGCCTACTTCATTCTGCACATACTTGGCATCATCCTGGGGGCAATTGGTGTGCTACTTACCATTATTGTCACATCAATGGCCCAGTGGAGGGTCTCCTACATGGTGGAAGGCAACTCCATGAACTGTGATAAACGAATTGATGGACTGTATCTAAGTCGCTGGGATGGCTTATGGGTGACCTGCGTGTCCAAGCACCAAGGCAGCATGCAATGCAATAACTACGATTCCCTGGTGTCCATCACTACGGACTTGAAGACTGGCAGAGTGCTGATGTCCTTCGCGGTGGTCATCGCCATTATTGCTTTCATCATTGCCATTGTCGCTTTCTGCTTCTCCCGATGCTGCAGAGGAGGAGAGGGGAGCAGATACTGCCTGTTTATAACAGCTGGAATTGGATTTATTTTGACCGCAATCCTTGTAGTGATCCCAATAAGCTGGACAACCAGCAACATCATCTTCGCCATTAACAACCCTCTGTGCAAAACGGTGCAACGACAAGAAATAGGGGAAGCTTTGCTCCTTGGCTATCCCACTATCCTCTTCCTGCTCATCACAGGAGCCATATTCTGTTGGCCATACCCACGTCAAGAGAGATGCAACAGTATTGATTCCTGTTCAGACTCTTCTATCCCAAAACCAGCGTATATACAGTGCCAGACCCAGGACAGAATGCCACCCCAAGCTCAATATTCCCGAAGCCAATACATCTAA